A region from the Corynebacterium halotolerans YIM 70093 = DSM 44683 genome encodes:
- a CDS encoding amino acid ABC transporter permease, translating to MSVRATVLYDAPGPRGRRNNRIYTVLTGVAAVAAVVWVLWTLNVNGQLEADKWSPFLEGLTWRTYLLPGLWGTLKSAFASIILACVLGALLGLGRLSELAWLRWICGVIVEFFRAIPVLLLMIFAYQLFAVYQLVPPRQLAFAAVVFALTMYNGSVIAEILRSGIRSLPKGQTEAARALGLTHRQTMLKILLPQAVAAMLPALIAQMVIALKDSALGYQIGYVEVVRSGIQSASFNQNFLAALTVVAVIMILINWGLTTLASRIERRLRAGRTHRRAGTEGAGSTDQGSDPDGGDAGSNVTAGWQAPGPGKPRDPER from the coding sequence ATGAGCGTGCGCGCGACAGTCCTCTACGACGCGCCCGGTCCCCGGGGCCGACGCAACAACCGCATCTACACCGTGCTGACGGGGGTCGCCGCCGTGGCGGCGGTGGTCTGGGTGCTCTGGACGCTGAACGTCAACGGGCAGCTGGAGGCGGACAAGTGGTCGCCCTTCCTGGAGGGCCTGACCTGGCGGACCTACCTCCTGCCGGGCCTGTGGGGCACGCTGAAGTCGGCGTTCGCCTCGATCATCCTGGCGTGCGTGCTCGGCGCACTGCTCGGCCTGGGCAGGCTCTCGGAACTGGCGTGGCTGCGTTGGATCTGTGGGGTGATCGTCGAGTTCTTCCGCGCCATCCCGGTGCTGCTGCTGATGATCTTCGCCTACCAGCTGTTCGCGGTGTACCAGCTGGTCCCGCCCCGGCAACTGGCGTTCGCGGCGGTCGTGTTCGCCCTGACCATGTACAACGGTTCCGTCATCGCCGAGATCCTGCGCTCGGGCATCCGGTCGCTGCCGAAGGGCCAGACCGAGGCCGCGCGGGCGCTGGGACTCACGCACCGCCAGACCATGCTGAAGATCCTGCTGCCACAGGCGGTCGCGGCGATGCTGCCGGCGCTGATCGCCCAGATGGTCATCGCGCTGAAGGACTCCGCGCTCGGTTACCAGATCGGCTACGTGGAGGTCGTCCGCTCCGGAATCCAGAGCGCGTCGTTCAACCAGAACTTCCTGGCGGCGCTGACCGTGGTGGCGGTCATCATGATTCTGATCAACTGGGGCCTGACCACGCTGGCCTCGCGCATCGAACGGCGGCTGCGCGCGGGCCGGACCCACCGGCGCGCCGGCACTGAGGGCGCCGGGTCGACCGATCAGGGATCCGATCCCGACGGCGGTGACGCCGGGAGCAACGTCACCGCCGGATGGCAGGCCCCGGGCCCCGGGAAGCCGCGCGATCCGGAGCGCTGA
- the recX gene encoding recombination regulator RecX, with product MTDETQQAKLEKLRRALADFEAGEGSGLLDREAESAKAAVRKRALGLLDQRARSRHELRGRLLDLEFEERLVDEVLDDLAAVHLLDDETFAHEWVRQRHARRGKSARVLNRELADKGVDAATRAAALDQIDPEDEEATARELARKKARSVKAVPADRTERDKALRRIVGVLARRGFSQSMSLSLAREALDERIAELGE from the coding sequence ATGACCGACGAGACCCAGCAGGCCAAGCTCGAGAAGCTGCGCCGGGCGCTGGCGGATTTCGAGGCGGGGGAGGGCTCCGGCCTGTTAGACCGGGAGGCCGAGTCCGCCAAGGCCGCCGTGCGCAAGCGTGCACTGGGCCTGCTGGACCAGCGGGCCCGCTCACGTCATGAGCTGCGCGGGCGGCTGCTCGACCTCGAGTTCGAGGAGCGGCTCGTGGACGAGGTGCTCGACGATCTGGCCGCCGTGCACCTCCTCGACGACGAGACCTTCGCCCACGAGTGGGTGCGCCAGCGCCACGCCCGCCGCGGTAAATCCGCCCGGGTACTCAACCGCGAGCTCGCGGACAAGGGGGTGGACGCGGCGACCCGGGCCGCGGCCCTCGACCAGATCGATCCGGAGGATGAGGAGGCCACCGCCCGGGAACTGGCGCGCAAGAAGGCCCGGTCGGTGAAGGCCGTGCCCGCCGACCGGACCGAGCGGGACAAGGCGCTGCGCCGGATCGTCGGGGTCCTGGCCCGGCGTGGCTTCAGTCAGTCGATGTCGCTGTCCCTGGCCCGCGAGGCGCTCGATGAGCGGATCGCGGAGCTGGGGGAGTGA
- the recA gene encoding recombinase RecA, with amino-acid sequence MATKKKTTASAGDDRQKALDAALSMIEKDFGKGAVMRLGDENRPPISVISSGNTAIDVALGIGGFPRGRVVEVYGPESSGKTTVALHAIAQAQKAGGIAAFIDAEHALDPDYAKKLGVDTDALLVSQPDTGEQALEIADMLVRSGAIDIIVIDSVAALTPKAEIEGEMGDSHVGLQARLMSQALRKMTGALYSSGTTAIFINQLREKIGVMFGSPETTTGGKALKFYASVRCDVRRIQTLKDGQDAIGNRTRLKVVKNKVSPPFKVAEFDIIYGEGISRESSLIDMGVENGIVKKSGSWFTYDGDQLGQGKEKARLLLKESPELADEIERKIFAKLGIGPEAATESEDALTDEPVDMVPNVDFDDADDAEGSEGPAVAGVGAEADN; translated from the coding sequence ATGGCCACCAAGAAGAAGACCACCGCCTCGGCCGGCGATGACCGCCAGAAGGCCCTCGACGCCGCCCTGTCGATGATTGAGAAGGACTTCGGCAAGGGCGCCGTCATGCGCCTGGGCGACGAGAACCGCCCGCCGATCAGCGTCATCTCCTCCGGCAACACCGCCATCGACGTCGCGCTCGGCATCGGCGGTTTCCCGCGCGGCCGCGTCGTCGAGGTCTACGGTCCGGAGTCCTCCGGTAAGACCACCGTGGCGCTGCACGCCATCGCGCAGGCGCAGAAGGCCGGCGGCATCGCCGCGTTCATCGACGCCGAGCACGCGCTGGACCCCGACTACGCCAAGAAGCTGGGCGTGGACACCGACGCCCTGCTGGTCTCCCAGCCGGACACCGGCGAGCAGGCGCTCGAGATCGCCGACATGCTGGTGCGCTCCGGCGCCATCGACATCATCGTCATCGACTCCGTGGCCGCCCTGACCCCGAAGGCCGAGATCGAGGGCGAGATGGGCGACAGCCATGTCGGCCTCCAGGCCCGCCTGATGAGCCAGGCGCTGCGCAAGATGACCGGCGCGCTGTACTCCTCGGGCACCACCGCCATCTTCATCAACCAGCTGCGCGAGAAGATCGGCGTCATGTTCGGCTCCCCGGAGACCACCACGGGTGGTAAGGCGCTGAAGTTCTACGCCTCCGTGCGCTGCGACGTCCGCCGCATCCAGACCCTCAAGGACGGCCAGGACGCCATCGGCAACCGCACCCGCCTCAAGGTGGTCAAGAACAAGGTCTCCCCGCCGTTCAAGGTCGCCGAGTTCGACATCATCTACGGCGAGGGCATCTCCCGGGAGTCCTCCCTGATCGACATGGGTGTCGAAAACGGCATCGTCAAGAAGTCCGGCTCCTGGTTCACCTACGACGGTGACCAGCTGGGCCAGGGCAAGGAGAAGGCCCGCCTGCTGCTGAAGGAGTCCCCGGAGCTGGCCGACGAGATCGAGCGCAAGATCTTCGCCAAGCTCGGCATCGGCCCCGAGGCCGCCACCGAGTCAGAGGACGCGCTCACCGACGAGCCGGTGGACATGGTCCCGAACGTGGACTTCGATGACGCTGACGATGCCGAGGGTTCCGAGGGCCCGGCCGTCGCCGGTGTCGGCGCGGAAGCCGACAACTAG
- a CDS encoding DUF3046 domain-containing protein, whose protein sequence is MRLTEFHQLIQDEFGHGQGNWILHSHVPAGYDRTVEQLIEDGLSLRKLWAVLCDDFDVPEERRLGVDRGEK, encoded by the coding sequence ATGCGATTGACGGAGTTCCACCAGCTGATCCAGGACGAATTCGGTCACGGGCAGGGCAACTGGATTCTGCACTCCCATGTTCCCGCGGGTTACGACCGCACCGTGGAGCAGCTCATCGAGGACGGGCTCAGTCTGCGGAAGCTGTGGGCGGTGCTGTGTGACGACTTCGATGTGCCGGAGGAGCGCCGCCTGGGCGTCGATCGCGGAGAGAAATAA
- a CDS encoding biotin transporter BioY, whose product MTTISRSRIHVSDLAYIAVFAALIIVLAFVAIPVGAAGVPIVLQNSAVVLAGLVLGGRRGFLAAGLFVGLGLLGLPVLAGGRTTVAALAGPTVGYLLGYLVSAGLAGLIAYRAPARRRGPQIAFFTLAAVVGLTAQYVCGALGLVWRAGLSLSEAALAQVPFLVPDAAKFAFMVVIALGIHAAFPDLLARRGRKA is encoded by the coding sequence ATGACGACCATCTCCCGTTCCCGGATACACGTGTCCGATCTCGCCTACATCGCCGTCTTCGCGGCCCTGATCATCGTGCTGGCCTTCGTCGCCATCCCCGTGGGGGCGGCGGGCGTGCCGATCGTCCTGCAGAACTCGGCGGTGGTCCTCGCCGGACTGGTGCTCGGCGGACGCCGGGGATTCCTCGCCGCCGGGCTGTTCGTCGGCCTCGGCCTGCTCGGACTGCCGGTGCTCGCCGGCGGCCGCACCACGGTCGCCGCCCTGGCCGGCCCCACGGTCGGCTACCTCCTCGGCTACCTCGTCTCCGCCGGGCTGGCCGGTCTGATCGCCTACCGCGCACCGGCACGGCGGCGGGGACCCCAGATCGCCTTCTTCACCCTCGCGGCCGTCGTCGGCCTGACCGCCCAGTACGTCTGCGGCGCCCTCGGCCTGGTGTGGCGCGCCGGCCTGAGCCTGTCGGAGGCTGCACTGGCCCAGGTGCCGTTCCTCGTCCCGGACGCGGCGAAGTTCGCCTTCATGGTCGTCATCGCCCTCGGTATCCACGCGGCCTTCCCGGACCTTCTCGCCCGCCGGGGCAGGAAGGCATAA
- a CDS encoding energy-coupling factor ABC transporter ATP-binding protein, whose amino-acid sequence MPQIRFEDVSVRYDGTAHHVLDRITLELSEHRIGIIGANGSGKSTLARLVNGLGEPTSGRVLVDGADVARHGRDIRRRVGFVFSDAENQIVMPQVRDDVAFSLRRLRLPKAERTARVDAALERFGLTELAEASPHTLSGGQKQLLALASVLVIEPDLIIADEPTTLLDLRNRLRIAHEFAGLPQQLIVVTHDLELLADFDRVLCLDGGRVIADGAPDEVCGHYRRLMAEQPL is encoded by the coding sequence ATGCCGCAGATCCGCTTCGAGGACGTCTCCGTCCGCTACGACGGGACCGCCCATCATGTCCTGGACCGCATCACGCTCGAGCTGTCCGAACACCGCATCGGGATAATCGGCGCCAACGGTTCCGGCAAGTCCACCCTCGCCCGGCTGGTCAACGGCCTGGGTGAGCCGACGTCCGGCCGCGTGCTCGTCGACGGCGCCGACGTCGCCCGGCACGGCCGCGACATCCGCCGCCGGGTCGGGTTCGTCTTCTCCGACGCAGAGAACCAGATCGTCATGCCGCAGGTGCGTGACGACGTCGCCTTCTCCCTGCGCCGTCTCAGACTGCCGAAGGCCGAGCGCACCGCGCGCGTCGACGCCGCCCTGGAGCGCTTCGGTCTCACGGAGCTGGCCGAGGCCTCGCCGCACACCCTCTCGGGTGGGCAGAAGCAGCTGCTGGCGCTGGCCTCTGTGCTGGTCATCGAGCCCGACCTGATCATCGCGGACGAGCCGACCACCCTGCTCGACCTGCGCAACCGCCTACGGATCGCGCACGAATTCGCCGGACTTCCCCAGCAGCTGATCGTGGTGACCCACGACCTCGAGCTGCTCGCGGACTTCGACCGCGTGCTGTGCCTGGACGGCGGGCGGGTCATCGCCGACGGTGCCCCGGACGAGGTCTGCGGGCACTACCGACGACTGATGGCGGAGCAGCCGCTGTGA
- a CDS encoding energy-coupling factor transporter transmembrane component T family protein, which produces MPRSVPLGVYVPGTTLVHRAPAGGKFLALLVFILASTIFVGTPMLAGACLAAVLVAFAVARIPVRVAVGQVAPVLPVLLVLGAFQWWQRGPEPAATMVLVLLASVAAAALLTLTTTITELMESLERGLSPLERFGLPVDSVTLAISLTIRLIPVQLATVREVLAARKARGAGFSVAAFGTPVLVRSIRRARLLAEALTARGVGD; this is translated from the coding sequence ATCCCGCGGTCCGTCCCCCTGGGCGTGTACGTGCCGGGCACCACACTGGTCCACCGGGCCCCGGCCGGGGGCAAGTTCCTCGCCCTGCTGGTGTTCATCCTGGCCTCGACGATCTTCGTGGGCACTCCGATGCTGGCGGGGGCCTGTCTGGCCGCCGTGCTCGTGGCCTTCGCGGTGGCCCGGATCCCGGTGCGGGTGGCCGTCGGTCAGGTCGCACCGGTGCTGCCGGTGCTGCTGGTGCTCGGCGCCTTCCAGTGGTGGCAGCGCGGCCCGGAGCCGGCGGCCACCATGGTGCTCGTGCTGCTGGCCTCGGTCGCGGCGGCCGCTCTGCTCACCCTGACGACGACCATCACCGAGCTGATGGAGTCGCTTGAACGCGGTCTGTCCCCGTTGGAGCGCTTCGGCCTCCCCGTCGACTCGGTGACGCTGGCGATCTCGCTGACCATCCGGCTCATCCCCGTCCAGCTGGCCACGGTCCGGGAGGTGCTCGCCGCCCGGAAGGCGCGCGGCGCCGGCTTCTCCGTCGCGGCCTTCGGCACCCCGGTGCTGGTGCGCAGCATCCGCCGCGCCCGGCTGCTAGCGGAGGCGCTCACCGCCCGCGGGGTCGGCGATTGA
- a CDS encoding PspA/IM30 family protein → MANPFVKAWKYLMALFDSKIEENADPKVQIQQAIEDAQRQHQELSQQAAAVIGNQRQLEMQLNRRLGEIEKLQANTRQALQLADKARAEGDERKAVEYENAAEAFAAQLVTAEQSVEDTKQLHDQALQQADQAKQAVERNAMALQQKVAERTKLLSQLEQAKMQEKVSESLQSMNSLTSSGSTPNLDQVRDKIERRYSNALGQAELAQNSVEGRMAEVQQAGIQMAGHSRLEQIRAEMSGGGNKQVSGGGNQAIEGGQSGAANVTDDAVARRMRELRGE, encoded by the coding sequence ATGGCTAACCCCTTTGTGAAGGCATGGAAGTACCTCATGGCGCTGTTCGACTCGAAGATCGAGGAGAACGCCGATCCGAAGGTGCAGATTCAGCAGGCCATCGAGGACGCCCAGCGCCAGCACCAGGAGCTGTCCCAGCAGGCCGCCGCCGTCATCGGCAACCAGCGGCAGCTGGAGATGCAGCTCAACCGCCGCCTCGGTGAGATCGAGAAGCTCCAGGCGAACACCCGCCAGGCGCTGCAGCTGGCCGACAAGGCCCGGGCCGAGGGCGACGAGCGCAAGGCCGTCGAGTACGAGAACGCCGCCGAGGCCTTCGCCGCCCAGCTGGTCACCGCGGAGCAGTCCGTCGAGGACACCAAGCAGCTCCACGACCAGGCCCTGCAGCAGGCCGACCAGGCCAAGCAGGCCGTCGAGCGCAACGCCATGGCCCTGCAGCAGAAGGTCGCCGAGCGCACCAAGCTGCTCTCCCAGCTCGAGCAGGCCAAGATGCAGGAGAAGGTCTCCGAGTCCCTGCAGTCCATGAACTCCCTGACCTCCAGCGGCTCCACCCCGAACCTGGACCAGGTCCGCGACAAGATCGAGCGTCGCTACTCGAACGCTCTCGGCCAGGCTGAGCTGGCGCAGAACTCCGTCGAGGGCCGCATGGCAGAGGTCCAGCAGGCGGGCATCCAGATGGCCGGTCACTCCCGCCTCGAGCAGATCCGCGCCGAGATGTCCGGCGGCGGCAACAAGCAGGTCTCCGGTGGCGGCAACCAGGCCATCGAAGGCGGGCAGTCCGGCGCCGCCAACGTCACCGACGACGCCGTCGCCCGTCGCATGCGGGAGCTGCGCGGCGAGTAA
- a CDS encoding helix-turn-helix domain-containing protein — protein MVTTAVLDTPTPVHRPSRHAEPLLREALGSALRAFRADKGITLRELAESARVSPGYLSELERGRKEVSSELLASVCHALDTSVADVLIEAAGSMALRSVAEELAATEQVPAPVRA, from the coding sequence ATGGTTACCACCGCTGTACTCGACACCCCGACCCCCGTCCACCGCCCGTCCCGTCACGCAGAGCCGTTGCTGCGTGAGGCGCTCGGTTCGGCTCTCCGCGCCTTCCGCGCGGACAAGGGAATCACCCTGCGTGAGCTCGCCGAGTCCGCCCGTGTTTCGCCCGGTTACCTGTCCGAACTGGAGCGTGGCCGCAAGGAGGTCTCCTCCGAGCTGCTCGCCTCCGTCTGCCACGCCCTGGACACCTCCGTCGCCGACGTCCTCATCGAGGCCGCCGGGTCAATGGCCCTGCGGTCCGTGGCCGAGGAACTGGCCGCCACCGAGCAGGTTCCGGCGCCGGTCCGGGCCTGA
- a CDS encoding CinA family protein, whose amino-acid sequence MTLAEELVAALRAKGQTVAFCESLTAGLASATLADVPGASAVLRGGLVTYATDLKGRLAGVPEKVLEEHGPVSEETAAAMALGAHDRCGADWAVALTGVAGPDPQDGHPVGEVWLGLAGPGIGDSRGGGGATVRTLRAESPGSMRSASSPREPDPVPVIDGDRRTIRAAAVDAAFRALLTGVRAQEETR is encoded by the coding sequence GTGACCCTCGCGGAGGAGCTCGTCGCCGCTCTGCGGGCAAAGGGGCAGACCGTGGCCTTCTGCGAGTCGCTGACCGCCGGCCTGGCCTCCGCCACGCTGGCCGACGTCCCCGGCGCCTCCGCGGTGCTGCGGGGAGGCCTGGTCACCTATGCCACCGACCTCAAGGGGCGGCTGGCGGGCGTGCCGGAGAAGGTGCTCGAGGAGCACGGGCCGGTTTCGGAGGAGACCGCCGCCGCCATGGCCCTCGGCGCGCACGACAGATGCGGGGCCGACTGGGCGGTGGCGCTGACCGGCGTGGCCGGGCCCGACCCGCAGGACGGGCACCCCGTCGGCGAGGTGTGGCTCGGCCTCGCCGGGCCGGGAATCGGGGACAGCCGCGGCGGCGGGGGAGCGACCGTGCGCACCCTGCGCGCCGAGTCCCCGGGGAGTATGCGTTCCGCCTCCTCGCCGCGGGAGCCGGACCCGGTGCCCGTCATCGACGGCGATCGCCGCACCATCCGCGCGGCGGCCGTCGACGCCGCCTTCCGTGCCCTGCTCACGGGGGTGCGGGCGCAGGAGGAGACAAGGTGA
- the pgsA gene encoding CDP-diacylglycerol--glycerol-3-phosphate 3-phosphatidyltransferase codes for MRDVSGATTNTRDGGQAGPDKPSNFNLPNALTSLRILLIPVFAWLVIRGDNQHTTWMWWGFGVFAALMITDKLDGDIARARNLVTDFGKIADPIADKALMTTALVCLNIIGALPVWVTVVIVVRELGITVWRMVMLRRGRVVPASKGGKLKTALQTLAVGLYLFPLPAWMDTPTFIVMLAAVAVTVVTGLQYLWDSRRQQ; via the coding sequence GTGAGGGACGTGAGTGGAGCAACGACGAACACCCGCGACGGCGGGCAGGCAGGGCCGGACAAGCCCTCCAACTTCAACCTGCCCAATGCGCTGACCAGCCTGCGCATCCTGCTCATCCCCGTCTTCGCCTGGCTCGTCATCCGCGGCGACAACCAGCACACGACGTGGATGTGGTGGGGTTTCGGTGTCTTCGCCGCGCTCATGATCACCGACAAACTCGACGGCGACATCGCCCGCGCCCGCAATCTGGTCACGGACTTCGGCAAGATCGCCGATCCGATCGCGGACAAGGCACTGATGACCACCGCCCTGGTGTGCCTGAACATCATCGGGGCACTGCCGGTGTGGGTCACCGTGGTCATCGTCGTCCGCGAGCTCGGTATCACCGTCTGGCGCATGGTCATGCTGCGCCGCGGCAGGGTCGTGCCCGCCTCCAAGGGCGGCAAGCTCAAGACCGCGCTGCAGACCCTGGCCGTTGGCCTGTACCTGTTCCCGCTGCCCGCCTGGATGGACACCCCGACGTTCATCGTCATGCTCGCCGCCGTGGCCGTCACCGTGGTCACCGGCCTGCAGTACCTGTGGGACTCGAGGCGGCAGCAGTGA
- a CDS encoding YciI family protein: protein MNFFAVHYSYADGAEAVVALRPEHREFLKGLKDEGKLVASGPYTDGGGSALILIRLPESATVADAEELMNQDPFHRDRVLDDRTIRAWNPVLNIFPED from the coding sequence ATGAACTTCTTCGCAGTCCACTATTCCTACGCCGACGGGGCCGAGGCGGTCGTCGCCCTGCGCCCCGAGCACCGCGAGTTCCTGAAGGGCCTGAAGGACGAGGGAAAACTCGTCGCCTCCGGCCCCTACACCGACGGCGGCGGCTCCGCCCTCATCCTCATCCGCCTGCCGGAGTCCGCCACCGTCGCCGACGCCGAGGAACTGATGAACCAGGATCCCTTCCACCGTGACCGGGTCCTCGACGACCGCACGATCCGCGCCTGGAATCCGGTGCTGAACATCTTCCCCGAGGACTGA
- a CDS encoding TerC family protein: MTVSLWIWVVTIVVIAGFFIFDFYSHVRTPHEPTLKESAWWSVFYVGLALLFGVIVWVVWDQQHGIEYYTGYVTEKALSVDNLFVFALIMGAFKIPRKYQQKVLLIGIVLALVFRLLFILLGAAVIAAWSDVFYIFGIFLLYTAIKLLWDEIVDKPETDPNDMAIIKWLRKVVPVTRDYHGDRLTAREAGKFALTPLFVALVAIGLVDIMFAFDSIPAIYGITTEAYLVFTTNAFSLMGLRQMYFLLDGLLDRLVYLPYGLGLILGFIGVKLMLHALHENNLPFINGGENVPVPEVPTELSLLVIVGILVVTVLLSIWKNKRDEAQGAIDIRIRPSDDEDAGSTSASELQAAERRRLAEEGLSDDPNMRDDGGNDNGPRF; this comes from the coding sequence TTGACTGTTTCACTCTGGATCTGGGTGGTCACGATCGTCGTGATCGCCGGATTCTTCATCTTCGACTTCTACAGTCACGTGCGTACCCCGCACGAGCCCACCCTCAAGGAATCCGCCTGGTGGTCGGTGTTCTACGTCGGCCTGGCGCTGTTGTTCGGTGTGATCGTCTGGGTGGTCTGGGACCAGCAGCACGGCATCGAGTACTACACGGGTTACGTGACGGAGAAGGCGTTGTCGGTGGACAACCTCTTCGTGTTCGCCCTGATCATGGGCGCGTTCAAGATCCCCCGGAAATACCAGCAGAAGGTGCTGCTCATCGGCATCGTGCTGGCGTTGGTCTTCCGCCTGCTCTTCATTCTGCTCGGCGCGGCCGTCATCGCCGCCTGGTCGGACGTGTTCTACATCTTCGGCATCTTCCTGCTCTACACGGCGATCAAGCTGCTGTGGGACGAGATCGTCGACAAGCCGGAGACCGACCCCAACGACATGGCCATCATCAAGTGGCTGCGCAAGGTCGTCCCGGTCACCCGGGACTACCACGGTGACAGGCTCACGGCCCGGGAGGCCGGCAAGTTCGCCCTGACCCCGCTGTTCGTGGCCCTGGTGGCCATCGGCCTGGTGGACATCATGTTCGCCTTCGACTCCATTCCGGCTATCTACGGCATCACCACCGAGGCGTACCTGGTGTTCACCACCAACGCGTTCTCGCTGATGGGCCTGCGCCAGATGTACTTCCTGCTCGACGGCCTGCTCGACCGCCTGGTCTACCTGCCGTACGGCCTGGGTCTGATCCTCGGCTTCATCGGTGTGAAGCTGATGCTGCACGCCCTGCACGAGAACAACCTGCCGTTCATCAACGGCGGCGAGAACGTGCCGGTCCCCGAGGTTCCGACGGAACTGTCCCTGCTCGTCATCGTCGGAATCCTGGTGGTCACGGTCCTGCTGTCCATCTGGAAGAACAAGCGTGACGAGGCGCAGGGCGCCATCGACATCCGCATCCGCCCCTCTGACGACGAGGACGCCGGCAGCACCTCCGCCTCCGAGCTGCAGGCGGCCGAGCGTCGCCGGCTCGCGGAGGAAGGGCTGTCCGATGACCCGAACATGCGCGACGACGGCGGTAACGACAACGGGCCCCGCTTCTAA